From the genome of Impatiens glandulifera chromosome 9, dImpGla2.1, whole genome shotgun sequence, one region includes:
- the LOC124916176 gene encoding lysine-rich arabinogalactan protein 19-like — MGPKSPIVVAMFFLIVSVAFAASSQSPSASPKSAPPTASRKFNSPTVSPKLAPETAAATPTETPVVSPTATTPISEAPVVEGPATDAQSPPSPPIDVGSPIVNAPTPAPTPGPSADQDASGASKVTFFGATFFVAGLFFL; from the coding sequence aTGGGTCCTAAATCTCCCATCGTCGTCGCGATGTTCTTTCTCATCGTTTCCGTCGCCTTCGCCGCTTCTTCACAATCTCCATCAGCCAGTCCTAAATCTGCACCACCAACGGCTAGCCGTAAATTTAATTCTCCAACCGTTTCTCCCAAATTGGCACCGGAAACAGCAGCCGCCACCCCTACCGAGACCCCTGTCGTGTCTCCAACCGCTACCACACCTATCTCCGAGGCACCCGTGGTTGAGGGTCCTGCAACTGATGCCCAGTCACCACCGAGCCCACCCATTGACGTCGGATCACCAATTGTAAACGCTCCTACACCCGCACCTACGCCTGGTCCTAGTGCGGATCAAGATGCATCCGGTGCATCGAAGGTTACATTCTTTGGAGCCACATTCTTCGTTGCCGGTCTATTCTTCCTATAG